The Streptomonospora litoralis genome window below encodes:
- a CDS encoding NUDIX hydrolase: MATLREVAEEVGVDVEPSDLEYGHVAHHRNAQGETRIGFLFTARQ; this comes from the coding sequence GTGGCCACCTTGCGCGAGGTCGCCGAAGAGGTGGGCGTGGACGTCGAGCCGAGCGATCTGGAGTACGGCCACGTCGCCCACCACCGAAACGCTCAAGGCGAGACCCGCATCGGGTTCCTCTTCACCGCACGCCAGTAG